One genomic region from Bacillus aquiflavi encodes:
- a CDS encoding YceD family protein, protein MKWTISQLQKYRNKDFLIDETIRVDELTEIERTIREVSPIHVTGRVDFSYRKVTFHLHLKGYLILPCSRTLVDVKYPIDVQTTETFLLSDLDYEQEEEVYLVKGDVIDLMPVIIEILLLEVPMQVFSENVNDEDAAPQSGEDWEVIQEKTKKETVDPRLAELAKFFDQSDSSDK, encoded by the coding sequence TTGAAATGGACAATAAGTCAATTACAAAAATATCGGAACAAGGACTTTTTAATTGATGAGACTATTCGTGTTGATGAACTAACTGAAATTGAACGTACAATTCGTGAAGTTTCACCCATTCATGTAACAGGTCGAGTCGACTTTAGTTATAGGAAAGTAACGTTTCATTTACATTTAAAGGGGTATTTGATTCTTCCTTGTTCTCGTACTTTAGTAGATGTAAAATATCCAATTGATGTACAAACAACGGAAACCTTCCTTTTAAGCGATTTAGATTATGAGCAAGAAGAGGAAGTCTATTTAGTAAAAGGTGATGTGATTGATCTTATGCCAGTCATTATAGAAATCCTTTTGCTCGAAGTTCCGATGCAAGTTTTTAGTGAGAATGTAAATGATGAGGATGCTGCTCCTCAATCTGGGGAAGATTGGGAAGTTATTCAAGAAAAAACAAAAAAAGAGACAGTAGATCCTCGGCTTGCAGAACTTGCAAAATTTTTTGATCAAAGTGATTCTTCTGATAAATAA
- a CDS encoding biotin/lipoyl-containing protein, which yields MKEITATMAGTVLNILVSAGEEVTAGQEVLMLESMKMEIPVESSHSGKVKEVKVNVGDFVNEEDTLIIFE from the coding sequence ATGAAAGAAATTACAGCAACAATGGCAGGTACAGTTTTAAATATTCTTGTTTCAGCAGGCGAAGAAGTAACAGCAGGTCAAGAGGTGTTAATGCTAGAATCAATGAAAATGGAGATTCCAGTAGAAAGTAGTCATTCTGGAAAAGTGAAAGAGGTTAAGGTTAACGTAGGCGATTTTGTTAATGAAGAAGATACTTTAATCATTTTTGAATAA
- a CDS encoding acyl-CoA carboxylase subunit beta, whose product MTAPNLLEESLNEKIHKIEAGGHKKYHEKLQAQNKMFVRDRLTLLFDHGEYEEDGKFANFQAGDLPADGVVTAIGKINGQTVCVMANDSTVKAGSWGARTVEKIIRIQETAEKLKVPILYLVDSAGARITDQLDMFPNRRGAGRIFYNQVKLSGMVPQICLLFGPSAAGGAYIPAFCDIVIMVEKNASMYLGSPRMAEKVIGEKVTLEEMGGARMHCTISGCGDILVTDEKEAITKARKYLTYFPANFKNKTQKIAGVMPKQGRELEEIIPQNQNAPFDMYECIDSLIDENSFFEIKKLFAPELITGLARIDGRVVGIIANQPKVKGGVLFIDSADKAAKFIQLCDAFHIPLLFLADVPGFMIGTKVERAGIIRHGAKLIAAMSSATVPKISVIVRKAYGAGLYAMAGPAFEPDCCIALPSAQIAVMGPEAAVNAVYSNKINEIEDPKERMAFVKEKQQEYKEHIDIYKLGSELIVDEIVAPSQLREILVQRFDLYETKEMQFSTRKHPVYPV is encoded by the coding sequence ATGACAGCACCAAACTTATTAGAAGAATCGTTAAACGAAAAAATTCACAAAATTGAAGCTGGCGGTCATAAGAAATATCATGAAAAGCTTCAAGCACAAAATAAAATGTTTGTTCGTGATCGATTAACTTTGTTATTTGATCATGGCGAGTATGAAGAAGATGGGAAGTTTGCTAATTTTCAAGCTGGTGATCTACCAGCAGATGGTGTTGTAACAGCGATTGGCAAGATAAATGGTCAAACAGTGTGTGTAATGGCAAATGATTCAACCGTAAAAGCTGGTTCGTGGGGAGCACGAACAGTTGAAAAGATTATTCGTATTCAAGAAACAGCTGAAAAACTAAAAGTGCCGATCCTTTACTTAGTCGATTCTGCGGGCGCACGGATTACTGATCAACTTGACATGTTCCCAAATCGCCGCGGAGCAGGACGAATATTTTATAATCAAGTAAAGTTATCTGGAATGGTACCGCAAATTTGTCTTCTTTTTGGTCCATCTGCTGCTGGAGGTGCATATATTCCAGCATTTTGCGATATTGTCATTATGGTTGAGAAAAATGCCTCAATGTATTTAGGTTCACCGAGAATGGCTGAAAAGGTAATTGGTGAAAAAGTGACTTTAGAAGAAATGGGCGGGGCTCGCATGCACTGTACGATAAGCGGCTGTGGGGATATCCTTGTTACCGATGAAAAAGAGGCAATTACAAAAGCACGCAAGTACTTAACGTATTTCCCTGCAAATTTTAAAAATAAAACGCAAAAAATAGCTGGTGTAATGCCAAAGCAAGGGCGTGAATTAGAAGAGATCATTCCTCAAAATCAAAATGCACCATTCGATATGTATGAGTGTATTGATTCGTTAATTGACGAAAATAGTTTTTTTGAAATTAAAAAGCTGTTTGCTCCTGAATTAATCACTGGGTTGGCTAGAATTGACGGTCGGGTTGTCGGAATTATTGCGAATCAGCCTAAAGTTAAAGGAGGAGTATTGTTTATTGATTCTGCTGATAAAGCAGCTAAATTTATTCAGCTTTGTGATGCCTTTCATATCCCGTTACTTTTCCTTGCTGACGTTCCAGGGTTTATGATCGGTACAAAAGTTGAGCGTGCAGGAATTATTCGACACGGGGCAAAGCTTATTGCTGCGATGAGCTCAGCGACTGTTCCGAAAATTTCAGTTATCGTAAGAAAAGCATATGGAGCCGGCTTGTATGCAATGGCAGGTCCTGCGTTTGAACCAGATTGTTGTATCGCACTGCCAAGTGCACAAATTGCTGTCATGGGACCTGAGGCAGCCGTAAACGCAGTCTATTCGAACAAAATTAACGAGATTGAAGATCCGAAAGAACGAATGGCTTTTGTAAAAGAAAAACAGCAAGAATATAAGGAACATATTGATATTTATAAACTAGGTTCTGAATTAATTGTCGATGAAATTGTAGCACCGTCGCAGCTAAGAGAGATACTCGTCCAAAGATTTGATTTGTATGAAACGAAAGAAATGCAATTTAGCACACGTAAACACCCAGTTTATCCAGTATAA
- a CDS encoding N-acetyltransferase, with protein sequence MEIKVERLHVNYKTLDEFKEFKEYGHQELSMLEDLETNIIENDSESPFYGIYFGGKLVARMSLYQIDAQFDRYFDPPQNYLELWKLEVLPDYQGKGFGKALVNFAKSFNLPIKTNPRIQSKPFWDKMGFESVTYDMDRDLGENPLVWFPEGVKEQTNE encoded by the coding sequence ATGGAAATAAAAGTAGAACGATTACATGTAAATTATAAAACTTTGGATGAGTTTAAAGAGTTTAAAGAATATGGACATCAAGAACTTTCAATGTTGGAAGACTTAGAAACTAATATTATTGAAAACGACAGTGAATCTCCTTTTTATGGGATTTACTTCGGGGGAAAACTCGTTGCTAGAATGAGTCTTTATCAAATAGATGCCCAATTCGATCGTTATTTTGATCCACCGCAAAACTATTTAGAGCTTTGGAAGTTGGAAGTTCTCCCCGATTACCAAGGAAAAGGATTTGGCAAAGCATTGGTCAATTTTGCTAAGAGCTTTAATTTGCCAATTAAAACAAATCCACGTATTCAATCTAAACCATTCTGGGATAAAATGGGGTTCGAAAGTGTGACATATGATATGGACCGTGATCTTGGTGAAAATCCCCTCGTTTGGTTTCCTGAAGGGGTAAAAGAACAAACGAACGAATAA
- the bshC gene encoding bacillithiol biosynthesis cysteine-adding enzyme BshC — protein MELFKDFGLLIVDSGDNNLRRLERELFIKQIHLWEQLSQSVIKQQEELAKLGFNRTISINTQSVNFFYYDNQERVLLEFDKERQLFVGKNGVHHFNTDSMLELARNHPEKLSTNVVARPLAQEYLFPTLAFIAGPGEIAYWAELQKAFELFNLKMPPVVPRLNITILDRSIETNMKELELDLYEVLSSGTQMKQAEFLESVKDTTLEHLFEETKRDLRDKYKNIEQRLITLDRGLLPLLQKNEQIIQSQIDFMSKKIEASLKEQHNVILKKFEQVENALKPLGSPQERILTGYFYINKYDFDFIRDLTKLPYQFDGKHKVVIV, from the coding sequence ATGGAATTGTTTAAAGATTTCGGTCTTCTTATCGTCGATTCAGGAGATAACAACTTAAGAAGGCTTGAAAGAGAGCTCTTCATCAAACAAATTCATTTGTGGGAACAGCTGAGTCAGTCTGTTATTAAACAACAAGAGGAACTCGCTAAGCTTGGATTTAATCGGACCATTTCAATAAACACACAGTCGGTTAATTTTTTTTATTATGATAACCAAGAACGGGTTTTATTAGAGTTTGATAAGGAAAGACAGCTTTTTGTTGGTAAAAATGGCGTGCATCATTTTAATACGGACTCAATGCTTGAACTTGCAAGAAATCACCCTGAAAAGTTAAGTACAAATGTAGTAGCGAGACCGTTAGCTCAAGAGTATTTATTTCCGACATTGGCGTTTATTGCTGGTCCAGGGGAAATTGCCTATTGGGCAGAGCTTCAAAAAGCGTTTGAACTTTTTAATTTGAAAATGCCGCCAGTTGTTCCACGGCTAAATATAACGATTCTTGATCGATCAATTGAAACGAATATGAAAGAATTAGAGCTTGATCTTTATGAAGTACTCTCATCTGGAACACAAATGAAACAAGCTGAATTCCTTGAATCTGTAAAAGACACTACGCTTGAACATTTATTTGAAGAAACGAAACGGGATTTAAGAGACAAATATAAAAATATTGAACAGAGACTAATAACATTAGATAGAGGATTGTTACCGCTTTTACAAAAAAACGAGCAAATCATTCAGTCGCAGATAGACTTTATGAGTAAAAAGATTGAAGCATCGCTTAAAGAACAGCATAATGTTATTTTAAAAAAATTTGAGCAAGTGGAAAATGCCTTAAAGCCGCTAGGCTCTCCTCAAGAACGAATTTTAACAGGATATTTCTATATTAATAAATATGATTTTGATTTTATTCGAGATTTAACTAAATTGCCATATCAATTTGATGGGAAGCACAAAGTTGTTATAGTGTAG
- the rsmH gene encoding 16S rRNA (cytosine(1402)-N(4))-methyltransferase RsmH: protein MFQHKTVLLHEAVEGLNIKSDGIYVDCTLGGAGHSEAIAAKLTEGGHLIAFDQDDVAIQNAKNKLSAYEDKVTIIKSNFKFLQEELEKLGVYKVDGILYDLGVSSPQLDNPERGFSYHDDAPLDMRMDETSQLTAFEVVNEWPYEKLVKIFFRYGEEKFSKQIARKIEAVRTKKQIETTGELVEIIKDAIPAPARRKGGHPAKRIFQAIRIAVNDELAVFEDSLNQAIELLNPKGRICVITFHSLEDRICKVTFKKRSEPIQLPPGMPMIPAEYKPSLKLITRKPFIPTEEEIQLNNRARSAKLRIKKKKQ from the coding sequence ATGTTTCAACATAAAACAGTTTTACTTCATGAAGCAGTAGAAGGATTAAACATTAAATCAGATGGTATTTATGTAGACTGTACATTAGGCGGTGCTGGTCATTCAGAAGCAATTGCTGCCAAACTTACTGAAGGTGGTCATTTGATTGCATTCGATCAAGATGATGTTGCGATTCAAAATGCAAAAAATAAATTGTCTGCTTACGAGGACAAAGTAACAATTATAAAAAGTAATTTCAAGTTTTTACAAGAAGAGCTAGAAAAATTAGGTGTTTATAAAGTTGATGGCATTTTGTACGATTTGGGCGTCTCATCTCCGCAGTTAGATAATCCGGAGAGGGGATTTAGTTATCATGATGATGCTCCGCTAGATATGAGGATGGATGAAACATCACAATTAACAGCATTTGAAGTCGTCAATGAATGGCCATATGAAAAACTTGTAAAAATATTTTTCCGCTACGGTGAAGAAAAATTTTCGAAGCAAATCGCTCGAAAAATAGAAGCTGTTAGAACAAAGAAACAAATTGAGACAACAGGTGAGCTAGTAGAGATCATTAAAGATGCAATCCCTGCCCCAGCAAGGAGAAAAGGAGGGCATCCGGCAAAGAGGATATTTCAAGCAATTCGGATAGCCGTGAATGATGAACTAGCAGTATTCGAAGATTCATTAAATCAAGCGATTGAATTACTTAATCCGAAAGGACGAATTTGTGTTATCACATTTCATTCATTAGAAGACCGTATTTGTAAGGTGACATTTAAAAAAAGGAGCGAGCCTATTCAATTACCTCCTGGAATGCCAATGATTCCAGCGGAATATAAGCCTAGCTTAAAACTAATTACAAGAAAACCGTTTATCCCGACTGAGGAAGAGATTCAGCTAAATAATCGTGCACGTTCTGCAAAATTAAGGATAAAAAAAAAAAAACAATAA
- the rpmF gene encoding 50S ribosomal protein L32, with protein sequence MAVPARRTSKTAKRKRRTHFKLQVTGVTKCDNCGEMKLAHRVCKSCGTYRGKEVINN encoded by the coding sequence ATGGCTGTACCTGCTAGAAGAACGTCTAAAACTGCTAAAAGAAAGCGCCGTACACATTTCAAATTACAAGTTACGGGTGTTACGAAATGCGACAACTGCGGTGAAATGAAACTTGCTCATCGCGTATGCAAATCTTGCGGAACATATAGAGGAAAAGAAGTTATTAACAACTAA
- a CDS encoding acetyl-CoA carboxylase biotin carboxylase subunit: MQKILIANRGEIASRIIKTCHEMNIDTVCIFSDADRDLPFVKEAKKAVHIGEAPVNKSYLKMDKIIEIAKKEQVDAIHPGYGLLSENAEFARKVEESGIIFIGPSPKTIELMGDKIASRQTMKQAGVPVVPGSDEGVSTLEEACLLANSIGYPVMLKASGGGGGIGMVFCENEQALVKSYTSTKGRAKAYFGIDTLFIEKYFHKARHIEVQIFGDKEGNLVHLFERECSIQRRHQKVIEESPSPLLSESTKQKMFATAIKAAAAVQYVNAGTVEFIVDEQENFYFLEMNTRLQVEHPVTEQTTNLDLVKWQIIVARNERLPLFQNEIIQKGHAIEFRIYAEDPKTFYPSPGKIDVFNIKTGDGIRIDKGYEAGCTVTPYYDPMIAKFIFNGNSREKTLQVANEYFEDFQITGIKTNVPLFREILCDEEFIKGDYSTSYLKNKQFLTK; encoded by the coding sequence GTGCAAAAAATATTAATTGCGAATAGGGGAGAAATTGCGTCACGGATAATCAAAACATGTCATGAAATGAACATCGATACGGTTTGTATATTTTCTGATGCCGATCGGGATCTACCCTTTGTTAAGGAGGCGAAAAAAGCAGTTCATATTGGGGAGGCGCCTGTTAACAAATCTTATTTAAAAATGGATAAAATAATTGAAATAGCGAAAAAGGAACAAGTGGATGCCATTCACCCAGGCTATGGACTTCTATCAGAAAATGCAGAGTTTGCTAGAAAAGTAGAAGAGAGCGGGATCATCTTTATCGGCCCTTCTCCAAAAACAATTGAACTAATGGGTGATAAAATTGCCTCAAGGCAAACGATGAAACAAGCAGGAGTTCCGGTTGTTCCTGGCAGTGATGAGGGAGTAAGTACGTTAGAAGAGGCGTGCTTATTGGCAAATTCGATCGGTTATCCAGTTATGTTAAAGGCTAGCGGCGGCGGTGGCGGGATTGGCATGGTATTTTGTGAAAATGAGCAAGCGCTCGTTAAGTCCTATACTTCTACAAAAGGACGAGCAAAGGCTTATTTCGGTATCGATACACTATTTATTGAAAAATATTTTCATAAAGCACGACATATTGAGGTGCAAATTTTTGGCGATAAAGAAGGAAATCTCGTCCATCTTTTTGAGCGTGAGTGTTCTATTCAAAGACGTCATCAAAAGGTAATTGAAGAATCTCCCTCACCTTTATTATCTGAAAGTACGAAACAGAAAATGTTTGCAACAGCAATTAAGGCAGCAGCAGCTGTCCAATATGTCAATGCAGGAACAGTTGAGTTTATTGTTGATGAGCAGGAAAACTTTTATTTTCTTGAAATGAATACACGTCTTCAAGTAGAGCATCCTGTAACAGAACAAACAACGAATCTCGATCTTGTGAAGTGGCAAATTATTGTGGCTAGAAATGAAAGGCTTCCACTTTTCCAAAATGAAATTATTCAAAAAGGACACGCGATTGAATTTCGCATCTATGCGGAAGACCCGAAAACCTTTTATCCATCTCCGGGGAAAATTGACGTTTTCAATATAAAAACAGGTGATGGGATAAGAATCGATAAAGGATATGAGGCAGGATGCACCGTAACTCCTTATTATGACCCGATGATTGCGAAGTTTATTTTTAACGGGAATTCAAGAGAAAAGACACTCCAAGTAGCAAATGAATATTTTGAAGATTTCCAAATTACAGGTATTAAAACAAATGTTCCGCTTTTTCGAGAAATATTATGCGATGAGGAGTTTATTAAAGGGGATTATTCGACTTCTTATCTAAAGAATAAGCAATTTTTAACTAAATAA
- a CDS encoding 2-dehydropantoate 2-reductase, which produces MEIGIIGGGSLGLLYAFYLAKTNKITVYTRTEEQAKKISLEGIVVVKDHKQEVCSVHALPFSNWNGTEDLIIVTVKQYQLSNIIVELAKKRTVKKSSILFLQNGMSHVNLLNKLSNWNIFLGTVEHGAYRLNVNTVKHTGLGKTRVAIYQGEVELLLQLLHHSDKSFPFIFEKNYETMLTKKLVANAVINPLTAVLNVRNGELIENPQYYQVLTSLFFEFCKVLNLENEEKWLKHIMYICKSTAKNQSSMLKDVLEGRQTEVDAILGYLLTEARKKQIEAPLINTFYLLVKGKSGPSK; this is translated from the coding sequence ATGGAAATTGGAATTATCGGAGGGGGATCACTCGGTCTGTTATATGCTTTTTATCTTGCAAAAACGAACAAGATAACTGTTTATACAAGAACAGAGGAGCAGGCTAAAAAGATTTCTTTAGAAGGGATTGTCGTAGTTAAAGATCATAAACAGGAAGTTTGCTCGGTACACGCTCTTCCTTTTTCAAACTGGAACGGAACAGAAGATTTAATTATTGTTACTGTAAAACAATATCAACTTTCAAATATTATTGTCGAATTAGCGAAAAAGCGCACTGTAAAAAAGAGCAGCATCTTATTTTTACAAAATGGAATGAGCCATGTTAACTTATTGAACAAACTCTCAAATTGGAATATCTTTTTAGGTACAGTTGAGCATGGAGCATATCGGCTTAATGTGAATACCGTTAAGCATACTGGACTTGGAAAGACAAGGGTTGCTATTTATCAAGGAGAAGTCGAGCTCCTTTTGCAATTACTACACCATTCTGACAAAAGCTTTCCTTTTATATTTGAAAAAAACTATGAGACCATGTTAACGAAAAAACTTGTTGCTAATGCAGTTATTAATCCCTTAACAGCTGTTTTAAATGTCCGTAATGGTGAGCTTATAGAAAATCCACAATATTACCAAGTGTTAACGTCATTATTTTTTGAATTTTGTAAAGTATTAAATCTCGAAAACGAAGAGAAGTGGTTGAAGCATATTATGTACATTTGTAAAAGTACTGCAAAAAATCAATCTTCAATGTTGAAGGATGTGCTAGAAGGCAGACAGACAGAAGTAGATGCCATTTTAGGATATTTATTAACTGAAGCAAGAAAGAAACAAATCGAAGCCCCATTAATTAACACTTTCTATCTTTTAGTAAAAGGTAAAAGTGGTCCAAGTAAATAA
- a CDS encoding RsfA family transcriptional regulator: MPSTRQDAWTPDEDLILAEIVLRHIREGGTQLQAFEEVGKQLSRTAAACGFRWNSSVRKQYKSGIELAKKQRKQYKKQVQENKQLEKSKDSIETNKKEKASLQSESAKSAISFDEVLTYLKKLYQDAQINRQSNNEQNIDKIKQLEAEVEELAKERERLTTELDAIASDYHTLIEIMEKARGEIRQQNRRTNNRQ, from the coding sequence ATGCCGTCTACCCGCCAAGATGCATGGACACCAGATGAGGATTTAATCCTTGCTGAAATCGTGCTTCGTCATATACGTGAAGGAGGTACTCAATTACAAGCTTTTGAGGAGGTTGGCAAGCAGCTATCAAGGACAGCCGCTGCATGTGGTTTCCGCTGGAATTCGTCTGTTCGAAAACAGTATAAGTCAGGGATCGAGCTTGCGAAAAAGCAACGAAAACAGTATAAAAAGCAAGTGCAAGAAAATAAACAGTTGGAAAAAAGCAAAGATTCAATTGAAACCAATAAAAAGGAAAAAGCGTCATTGCAATCGGAATCTGCTAAAAGCGCTATATCTTTTGATGAGGTGTTAACCTATTTAAAAAAGTTATATCAGGATGCACAAATAAATAGACAATCTAACAATGAACAAAATATAGATAAAATAAAACAGCTTGAGGCTGAGGTTGAGGAGTTAGCAAAAGAGAGAGAAAGACTTACGACAGAATTAGATGCGATTGCTTCAGATTACCATACTTTAATTGAGATAATGGAAAAAGCAAGGGGAGAAATCCGCCAGCAAAATAGAAGAACGAATAATAGGCAGTAA
- a CDS encoding enoyl-CoA hydratase/isomerase family protein, protein MEPYIIEKRSDNYILFTINRHEKRNAISFEVMDGLEKAINLAKEQNVKALVITGAGESAFCSGGDLSVFHGLKTEEQAYGMLSKMSNILYRLLTLEIPTVALMNGVAVGGGCELAISCDYRIAKEGIKAGFVQGYLAITSGWGGGTMLVEKMQSNHAEQMLMEAKLNHTDKLLQIGFIDSVYSGDSLEACEQFLKNMTDKQVEVLKAYKSILIRKWEQSNLKGRIDEEVRRCAVLWADEAHHEAVANFIAKK, encoded by the coding sequence ATGGAACCTTATATTATTGAAAAACGTTCTGACAATTACATATTATTTACGATTAATAGACATGAAAAAAGAAATGCGATTAGTTTTGAAGTAATGGACGGACTAGAAAAAGCGATCAATTTAGCAAAGGAGCAAAATGTAAAAGCGTTAGTGATAACCGGTGCAGGGGAAAGTGCTTTTTGCTCAGGGGGAGATTTATCTGTCTTTCACGGTTTAAAAACAGAAGAGCAAGCATATGGAATGTTATCCAAAATGTCAAATATTCTTTACAGATTATTAACCCTCGAAATTCCAACAGTTGCACTTATGAACGGTGTTGCTGTAGGAGGGGGCTGTGAGCTTGCTATTTCTTGTGATTATCGAATTGCGAAAGAAGGGATAAAAGCCGGTTTTGTACAAGGTTATTTGGCAATCACTAGCGGCTGGGGCGGAGGTACAATGCTAGTTGAAAAAATGCAAAGTAATCACGCCGAGCAAATGCTAATGGAGGCAAAACTTAATCATACCGACAAGCTTCTGCAAATAGGATTTATTGATTCAGTATATAGTGGAGATTCGCTTGAGGCATGTGAACAGTTTCTTAAAAATATGACTGACAAACAAGTAGAAGTATTAAAGGCATATAAATCAATTCTCATTAGAAAATGGGAGCAATCAAATTTAAAAGGGAGAATTGACGAAGAAGTGAGAAGATGTGCTGTTTTATGGGCAGACGAAGCTCACCATGAAGCTGTAGCAAATTTTATCGCGAAAAAATAA
- a CDS encoding nucleotidyltransferase, whose product MRAVGVIVEYNPFHNGHAFHLQKAKEATDADIMIAVMSGNFLQRGEPALVSKWTRTKMALAAGVDIVFELPYPFATQKADTFANGAVSILTAAMCHSLCFGSEDGDVSAFHATDYFLKKHDHQLQIKIKQHMKAGVSYPKAVANALQTISTNEKLIDLSKPNNMLGYQYVSAVQEQKSSMHICTIKRQNADYHDEQFSSETIASATSIRKALFSKMENTEIIKQYVPISTYHYLMKYKQLYGDFHQWENYWPFLKFKLLQSTAKQLKHIYEMEEGLENRFLSAAEEANSFYQFIEKIKTKRYTWTRLQRASVHLLTNTQKEEMMMHGKTAEYLRLLGFSKNGKTYLNKMKHQFHLPLISKLSSFKSEKIALDIRASKIFALSSRKLLKEEFSHPPIFYDKRTQI is encoded by the coding sequence TTGAGAGCTGTAGGTGTAATTGTTGAATATAATCCTTTTCATAATGGACATGCTTTTCATTTACAGAAAGCAAAAGAAGCAACAGACGCTGATATTATGATTGCAGTGATGAGCGGGAACTTTCTCCAACGCGGGGAGCCGGCGCTCGTTTCCAAATGGACAAGAACGAAAATGGCGCTTGCCGCTGGCGTTGATATTGTTTTTGAGCTCCCTTATCCTTTTGCTACTCAAAAAGCAGATACATTTGCAAACGGTGCTGTATCAATTTTAACTGCTGCAATGTGCCATTCGTTATGTTTCGGAAGCGAGGATGGGGATGTAAGCGCTTTTCATGCGACAGATTACTTTCTAAAAAAACATGATCACCAATTACAAATTAAAATTAAGCAACATATGAAAGCGGGTGTAAGTTATCCAAAAGCGGTTGCCAATGCATTACAAACTATTTCCACTAATGAAAAATTAATAGATTTATCGAAGCCAAATAATATGCTTGGCTACCAATATGTTAGCGCAGTTCAAGAACAAAAAAGCTCAATGCATATATGTACAATTAAGCGTCAAAATGCAGATTACCATGATGAACAATTTTCCTCAGAAACAATTGCCAGTGCTACGAGCATTCGAAAAGCGCTTTTTTCTAAAATGGAGAATACCGAGATAATAAAACAATACGTTCCCATTTCAACGTATCATTATTTAATGAAATATAAACAATTATATGGGGATTTTCATCAATGGGAAAACTACTGGCCATTTTTAAAATTTAAATTATTGCAAAGCACTGCTAAACAATTAAAACATATTTATGAAATGGAGGAAGGGTTAGAAAATCGTTTCCTTTCAGCTGCCGAAGAAGCAAATTCTTTCTATCAATTTATCGAGAAAATAAAAACGAAACGTTATACGTGGACAAGATTACAAAGAGCGTCAGTTCATTTACTGACTAATACACAAAAAGAAGAAATGATGATGCATGGAAAAACAGCTGAATATTTACGTTTACTCGGTTTTAGTAAAAACGGAAAAACATATTTAAATAAAATGAAACATCAGTTTCATTTGCCGTTAATATCAAAATTATCTTCTTTTAAATCGGAAAAAATTGCGCTTGATATTCGTGCCTCGAAAATATTTGCACTTAGTTCAAGAAAATTATTAAAAGAAGAATTTTCTCATCCTCCTATTTTTTATGATAAACGTACTCAAATATAG
- a CDS encoding bacillithiol biosynthesis cysteine-adding enzyme BshC: MEILNLTLPATNRFATQYTKEQSKIHKFFNYSHTDNEAYKLRLNDLHERTFNRGELVSVITNFMKRFPSSHQVEKSIEKLRQQNSVVVIGGQQAGLLTGPLYTVHKIISIIALAEQKEKELGVPVVPIFWIAGEDHDYDEVNHVYAESNGKLTKFVYPESCVEKRMVSHIPIKKDICYQWVEEIVETFGETNYTKKLLNFTKQIVNQSYNNSRFFCSHCNGIV; encoded by the coding sequence ATGGAGATTTTAAATCTCACTTTACCAGCGACAAATCGCTTTGCTACACAATATACAAAAGAACAATCAAAAATACATAAGTTTTTTAACTATTCACATACAGATAACGAAGCCTATAAACTTCGGTTGAATGATTTGCACGAGAGAACGTTTAACCGGGGTGAGTTAGTAAGTGTGATTACAAATTTTATGAAACGTTTTCCGTCATCTCATCAAGTGGAAAAATCAATTGAAAAGCTTCGTCAACAAAATAGTGTCGTAGTGATCGGCGGTCAACAAGCAGGATTACTGACAGGTCCTTTATATACGGTGCATAAAATTATTTCAATTATCGCTCTTGCCGAACAGAAGGAGAAAGAACTAGGTGTACCAGTTGTTCCTATTTTTTGGATTGCTGGAGAGGACCATGATTATGATGAAGTGAACCATGTGTATGCAGAAAGTAATGGTAAGCTAACGAAATTTGTTTATCCAGAAAGCTGTGTAGAGAAAAGAATGGTTTCGCATATTCCGATTAAAAAAGATATTTGTTATCAATGGGTTGAGGAAATTGTAGAAACGTTTGGAGAAACAAATTACACAAAAAAATTACTGAATTTTACGAAACAGATTGTGAATCAATCTTACAATAATAGTAGATTTTTTTGCTCACATTGTAATGGAATTGTTTAA